TGCGCGTCTTCGGCGCGGCGGCGCGTTTCATCGGTCATCAAAATCGCCCTTCCGGGTTGGTAAATACGGTTCAACCCATGTCGCGGTGCAGCATAGGCAGTTTTTGTGCCGTTTCAACGTCAGAGCGGGGCGATGGTTCGCCCCGCTCGTTCAGCGTGTCATCTGTGCAGCAATCGTGCCGCGTTCAGGCGGCCTGCTTGCCCGCGCCAAAGCGTTCATAGAAACCCTGACCCTTTGCCGCCATCTCGCGCAGCAGGGCGGGGGCGGCGAAACGCTCGCCATGCGCGGCGGTCAGGCGGTCGCAGATCTCGACCGCGCGGGCGGCGCCCAGCATGTCCAGCCATGCGAACGGCCCGCCCGACCACGGCGCAAAACCCCAGCCGAGGATGGCGCCGACATCGCCTTCGCGGATATCCTCCAACACGCCATCCTCCAATGCGCGTACGGCTTCCAGCGTCTGGGCGAACATCAGGCGGTGCTGGATATCGTGCAGATCGGGCTGGTCCCCGGCGCGCGGATATTTCGCGTCCAGCCCTTCCCACAGGCCCTGCCGCTTGCCCTTGTCGTCATAGGCATAGAAACCCGCATTGGCCTTGCGGCCCAGCCGGCCCTCATCCGCCATCCAGAACAGCACCTCATCGACCGTGCCATCGGGATAGGCATCGCCCATCGCCGCCTTTGTCGCCTTGGCGACCTTGACGCCAAGGTCGATCGAGGTTTCATCGACCAGTTGCAGCGGACCCAGCGGCATGCCCATCATCTTGGCGGCATTTTCGACCAGCGTGGGGTTGACACCCTCGGCCACCATGCGCACGCCCTCGTTGATATAGGGGATGATGCAGCGGTTGGCATAGAAGAAGCGCGCGTCGTTCACGACGATGGGGGTCTTGCGGATCTGGCGGACGAAATCCAGCGCCTTGGCGACGGCGCGGGGGCCGGTCTCGCGGCCCTTGATGATCTCGACCAGCAGCATCTTGTCCACGGGCGAGAAGAAGTGGATGCCGATGAACTGATCGGGGCGGGCACTGGCGCGGGCCAGATCGCTGATCGGCAGGGTCGAGGTGTTGGTGGCGAAGATCGCGTCCTGCGGGATCACGGCTTCGGCCTTTGCGGTGACGTCGGCCTTGACGCCGGGATCCTCGAATACGGCTTCCACGATCAGGTCGCAGCCCTCCAGCGCGGCGTAATCGGTGGTGGCGGTAATGCGGCCCAGCACTTCGGCCTTCTTTTCCTCGGTCGATTTCTTGCGGCTGATCGCCTTGTCCAGCAGGGTTTCGGAATAGGCCTTGCCCTTCTCGGCCGCGTCCTGTTTCGCGTCGATCAGCACCACCTGGATTCCCGCCATCGCGCTGACATAGGCGATGCCGGCACCCATCATCCCCGCGCCAAGGATGCCGACCCTGGCGACCTTCTGATCGGGCGCGTCGGGGCGGTTGGCGCCCTTCTCCAGCGCCTCCTTGTTGATGAACAGGCTGCGGATCATCGCCGTCGAGGACGGGTTCATCAGCACATTGGTGAACCAGCGCGCCTCGATCTTCAGCGCCTGATCGAAGGGCACCTGCGCCCCTTCATAGACCGCCGACAGCAGCGCCCGGGCGGCGGGATAGACGCCCATCGTCTTGCCATGAACCATCGCGCTGGCGCCCACGAAGGTCATGAAGCCCGCCGGGTGGAACGGCTCTCCGCCCGGCATCTTGTAGCCTTTCTGATCCCACGGCTTGACCAGATCGGCATCCGAGGCGTTCAGCACCCATTCCCGGGCCGAGGCGACCGGATCGGCCACCACCTCGTCGATCAGCCCTGCGGCCTTGGCCTTTTTCGGATCGCTCAGCTTGCCTTCCAGCAGGAAGGGGGCGGCGCCCATCGCGCCCAGCTTGCGCGACAGGCGGATGGTGCCGCCGCCGCCGGGAAAGATGCCGACCATGATCTCGGGCAGGCCGATCCTGGCCTTCGGGTTGTCGGCGGCAAAGATGCGATGCGTGGCCAGCGGCAGTTCCAGCCCGATGCCAAGCGCGGTGCCGGGCAGGGCGGATGCGATGGGCTTGCCGCCCTTCAGCGTCTTGGGGTCCATGCCCGCACGCTCGATCTTGCGCAGCGAATGGTGCAGCGACATGATCCCGTCAAAGACGCCCTGCGCACCGCCATTGTCGCGCATTCCGGCGATGACGTTCAGGTCCATCCCGGCGGCGAAATCCTTCTTGCCGCTGGTGATGACGATGCCCTTCACGGCCTCGTCGGCCAGCGCGTCCCCGATCAGCGCGTCCAGTTCCGCCGCGCCTTCCAGAGACAGCACGTTCATGGATTTGCCCGGCACGTCCCAGGTGATGATCGCGACGCCCTCGGCGTCCTTCTGCATGGTGAAATCGGTCATCTTCCCCTCCGCTCAGACGCGTTCGATAATGGTGGCCGCGCCCATGCCGGACGCGATGCACAGGGTGGCAAGGCCAACCTGCTTGTCCTGCCGCTCAAGCTCGTCCAGCAGGGTGCCGATGATGATCGCGCCGGTGGCGCCAAGCGGGTGCCCCATCGCGATGGCGCCGCCGTTGACGTTGACCAGATCGGGGCTGACATCGAAGGCCTGCATGAAGCGCAGTACGACGGCGGCAAAGGCCTCGTTCACCTCGAACAGGTCGATATCGGAAATCGACATGCCGGAATCGTGCAGGATCTTTTCGGTCACCGGCACCGGGCCGGTCAGCATGATGGTCGGATCGGTGCCGATCTTGGCGGTGGCGCGGATGCGGGCGCGGGGCTTCAGCCCGTGACGCTCGCCGAATTCCTTGTTGCCCAGCAGGATCGCCGCCGCCCCATCGACGATGCCCGAACTGTTCCCGGCATGGTGGATATGGTCGATATGGTCCAGATGCGGATATTTCAGCATCGCCACCTTGTCGAAACCGGGCATCACCTCGCCCATGTCCTTGAAGCTGGCTTTCAGGCGGCCCAGATCCTCGGTCGAGGTGCCGGGGCGCATGTATTCGTCGTGATCAAGGATTGTCAGACCGTTCTGGTCCAGAACCGGCACGATGGATTTGTCGAAACGACCTTCCTGCCACGCCAGCGCGGCGCGGCGCTGTGATTCGACGGCCAGCGCGTCGGCCTGTTCGCGGGTGAACCCGTATTCGGTGGCGATGATGTCGGCGCTGATGCCCTGCGGCACGAAATAGGTCTTCATCGCCAGCGACGGATCGACGGCGATGGCCGCCCCGTCGCTGCCCATGGCGACGCGGCCCATCATCTCGACCCCGCCCGCGATATAGCCGTCACCCGCGCCACCCCGGATCTGGTTGGC
The Paracoccus alcaliphilus DNA segment above includes these coding regions:
- a CDS encoding acetyl-CoA C-acetyltransferase, whose product is MTDAYIYDAARTPRGKGRPDGSLHEVTSLALSARLLNAVKQRNGLEGHAVEDVIWGNVTQVKEQGGCLARSAVLASDLDESIPGLAINRFCASGMEAVNLAANQIRGGAGDGYIAGGVEMMGRVAMGSDGAAIAVDPSLAMKTYFVPQGISADIIATEYGFTREQADALAVESQRRAALAWQEGRFDKSIVPVLDQNGLTILDHDEYMRPGTSTEDLGRLKASFKDMGEVMPGFDKVAMLKYPHLDHIDHIHHAGNSSGIVDGAAAILLGNKEFGERHGLKPRARIRATAKIGTDPTIMLTGPVPVTEKILHDSGMSISDIDLFEVNEAFAAVVLRFMQAFDVSPDLVNVNGGAIAMGHPLGATGAIIIGTLLDELERQDKQVGLATLCIASGMGAATIIERV
- a CDS encoding 3-hydroxyacyl-CoA dehydrogenase NAD-binding domain-containing protein, translated to MTDFTMQKDAEGVAIITWDVPGKSMNVLSLEGAAELDALIGDALADEAVKGIVITSGKKDFAAGMDLNVIAGMRDNGGAQGVFDGIMSLHHSLRKIERAGMDPKTLKGGKPIASALPGTALGIGLELPLATHRIFAADNPKARIGLPEIMVGIFPGGGGTIRLSRKLGAMGAAPFLLEGKLSDPKKAKAAGLIDEVVADPVASAREWVLNASDADLVKPWDQKGYKMPGGEPFHPAGFMTFVGASAMVHGKTMGVYPAARALLSAVYEGAQVPFDQALKIEARWFTNVLMNPSSTAMIRSLFINKEALEKGANRPDAPDQKVARVGILGAGMMGAGIAYVSAMAGIQVVLIDAKQDAAEKGKAYSETLLDKAISRKKSTEEKKAEVLGRITATTDYAALEGCDLIVEAVFEDPGVKADVTAKAEAVIPQDAIFATNTSTLPISDLARASARPDQFIGIHFFSPVDKMLLVEIIKGRETGPRAVAKALDFVRQIRKTPIVVNDARFFYANRCIIPYINEGVRMVAEGVNPTLVENAAKMMGMPLGPLQLVDETSIDLGVKVAKATKAAMGDAYPDGTVDEVLFWMADEGRLGRKANAGFYAYDDKGKRQGLWEGLDAKYPRAGDQPDLHDIQHRLMFAQTLEAVRALEDGVLEDIREGDVGAILGWGFAPWSGGPFAWLDMLGAARAVEICDRLTAAHGERFAAPALLREMAAKGQGFYERFGAGKQAA